The Limanda limanda chromosome 13, fLimLim1.1, whole genome shotgun sequence genome has a window encoding:
- the LOC133018570 gene encoding aquaporin-1-like, translated as MLGFFTADALGADMRELRTWVFWRAVAAEFLGMLLFLFVGLSAIIGKSEGGVKTETLAQELKVSLAFALAIATLVQSLGHVSGAHLNPAVTLGLLVSCQISILRCVFYVLAQMLGAVTASAIVNGYRHKDSLGVNKLNNVTKGQGFAIEFLATLQLVLCVIAVTDKRQASHVKGFAPLAIGLSVGLGHFAAISFTGCGINPARSFGPAVILGEMKNHWIYWLGPMCGGMAASLIYDFLLYPRTPNLRTRSNVFLHGPQEETRAAEVTGEDDGSPGSSQWPKQ; from the exons ATGTTGGGGTTTTTCACAGCAGACGCGTTAGGAGCAGACATGAGGGAACTGAGAACCTGGGTGTTCTGGCGAGCCGTGGCTGCAGAGTTTCTCGGTATGTTGCTGTTCCTATTTGTCGGATTGTCTGCCATCATCGGGAAGAGCGAGGGCGGCGTTAAGACAGAAACGCTCGCTCAGGAGCTGAAGGTCTCTCTGGCCTTCGCGCTGGCCATCGCCACCCTGGTTCAGAGTCTGGGACACGTCAGTGGAGCTCACCTGAACCCTGCGGTCACACTGGGCCTGCTGGTCAGCTGCCAGATCAGCATCCTCAGGTGTGTCTTCTACGTCCTGGCACAGATGCTCGGGGCAGTTACAGCGAGCGCTATAGTGAATGGATACAGACATAAAGATTCTCTTGGGGTTAACAAG CTAAACAATGTGACTAAAGGACAAGGCTTTGCCATCGAGTTCCTGGCCACCCTTCAGCTGGTGCTGTGTGTGATCGCTGTGACTGATAAGCGACAAGCGAGTCATGTGAAGGGCTTCGCACCGCTGGCCATCGGGCTGTCCGTGGGGCTCGGCCACTTTGCAGCT ATAAGTTTCACTGGATGTGGCATCAACCCTGCTCGCTCCTTTGGCCCGGCTGTGATCCTAGGTGAAATGAAGAACCACTGG ATTTACTGGCTGGGCCCGATGTGCGGAGGAATGGCAGCGTCTCTTATCTACGATTTCCTCCTGTACCCACGGACGCCTAACTTGAGGACTCGCAGTAACGTCTTCCTTCATGGTCCGCAAGAGGAAACCCGTGCAGCTGAAGTAACTGGGGAGGACGACGGCAGCCCGGGGTCGAGTCAGTGGCCGAAACAATGA
- the LOC133018571 gene encoding aquaporin-1-like → MWDIKTCVFWRAVLAESLGMIIYIFFGLSTVIGTRNNPSPDQELKVAFAFGLAFAAIAQFIGHISGANLNPAVTLGLLVSSQTSFLSAFFYVIAQVLGAVAGSAIVYRIVPGTTDSLGVNKLNGITPSQGLAVEFLLTLQLVLCVLAVSDKRRNVCGFAPLAIGLSVGLGHFTGVRYTGCGMNPARSFGPAVILQSFDDHWVFWVGPMSAGVVAALLYHRLLTPRDQTSSEKTRDLFRISSSADTGAHEPLMDNVEAVNWSRRPAEV, encoded by the exons ATGTGGGACATTAAGACTTGTGTGTTCTGGAGGGCCGTCCTCGCCGAGTCTCTGGGAATGATCATCTACATATTTTTCGGCCTCTCAACTGTGATAGGGACCAGGAATAATCCGTCCCCTGACCAGGAGCTAAAAGTGGCGTTTGCCTTTGGTCTGGCCTTTGCCGCCATAGCACAGTTTATAGGTCACATTAGCGGTGCTAACCTGAATCCTGCCGTCACCCTGGGCCTCCTGGTCAGCAGTCAGACGAGTTTCCTCAGTGCCTTTTTCTACGTGATAGCTCAGGTTCTGGGAGCAGTGGCCGGCAGTGCTATTGTGTACCGGATCGTGCCGGGAACCACAGATTCCCTCGGTGTTAACAAG CTAAATGGCATCACCCCAAGTCAAGGCTTGGCCGTTGAATTCCTGCTCACGCTCCAGCTGGTCTTGTGCGTGCTGGCAGTCAGCGACAAAAGACGCAACGTCTGTGGGTTTGCACCTCTGGCCATCGGACTCTCCGTGGGGCTGGGACACTTCACCGGG GTCCGCTACACAGGATGCGGGATGAATCCAGCTCGATCCTTCGGGCCGGCGGTTATACTGCAGTCTTTTGATGATCATTGG GTATTCTGGGTGGGACCGATGAGTGCCGGTGTGGTGGCAGCTCTTCTGTACCATCGTCTCCTGACCCCCAGAGACCAGACCTCCAGTGAGAAAACAAGAGACCTGTTCAGAATCAGCTCCTCAGCGGACACTGGCGCTCATGAGCCGCTCATGGACAACGTTGAGGCTGTGAACTGGTCAAGGAGGCCAGCTGAAGTGTGA